The Elusimicrobiaceae bacterium genome has a window encoding:
- the atpB gene encoding F0F1 ATP synthase subunit A: MDVSKIIEHHILDHDLGVMFGSFHLPITAHTLTMFGVSVVLLIVALLLSVKGKNIFARLLNTLGEEYVSFMRDGIVVPSIGKEGLAFLPYFCTLFLFILFSNLAGLIPQMKTITSNISVTGALALCSGGLIVYAGIKSHGLWGFIKSFVPGGTPWWLIPLMFPLEVISLLIRVCVLAIRLFANMLSGHMVLLSLLLIIFIIGQMSKIAGVGAAFPAMGLEIFMTFLELLVAFLQAYVFTLLTSIYVGLVVHSH, translated from the coding sequence ATGGACGTATCTAAAATTATAGAACATCATATTTTAGATCATGACTTAGGGGTCATGTTCGGTTCCTTTCATTTACCGATTACGGCACATACCTTAACCATGTTCGGTGTTAGTGTTGTTTTGCTGATAGTGGCGTTGCTTTTGTCTGTAAAAGGAAAAAATATTTTTGCTCGCTTATTAAATACGCTTGGCGAAGAATATGTATCTTTTATGCGTGACGGCATCGTGGTGCCTAGTATTGGAAAAGAAGGCCTTGCTTTTCTTCCTTATTTCTGCACTTTGTTTCTATTTATTCTTTTTTCTAATTTGGCTGGCCTTATTCCTCAAATGAAGACCATTACTTCCAATATTTCCGTCACGGGTGCTTTGGCTTTGTGTTCCGGCGGATTGATTGTATATGCCGGTATAAAATCACATGGCTTATGGGGTTTTATCAAAAGTTTTGTACCCGGCGGAACACCTTGGTGGTTGATTCCTTTGATGTTTCCGCTGGAAGTAATCAGCCTGCTCATTCGTGTATGTGTATTGGCTATCCGTTTGTTTGCCAATATGCTTTCCGGTCATATGGTGTTGTTAAGTTTATTGTTGATTATTTTTATCATTGGACAGATGAGTAAAATAGCCGGTGTAGGGGCTGCTTTTCCTGCAATGGGACTTGAAATTTTTATGACATTTTTAGAGTTGTTGGTAGCGTTTTTGCAGGCATATGTTTTTACCTTGCTGACGTCTATTTATGTAGGACTTGTTGTACATTCACATTAA
- the atpH gene encoding ATP synthase F1 subunit delta, with translation MKSTDRILSQRYAHAFDGLSTSTEQASQRFEALCLAAELLKKAESFMKDPAVSSCEKIVFIQEVLQHEKTIAHFISVLLEAKRYYLLEECIRQISDLLDQRLGIVRAKVKTAFALTDEQKKKVEESLSSFTGKKALAQYNTDPSLLGGICAQVGDVLIDGTLKRRFEKLREELTK, from the coding sequence ATGAAAAGTACAGACCGGATTTTATCTCAAAGATATGCTCACGCTTTTGACGGGCTTAGTACAAGCACCGAGCAGGCCTCCCAGCGATTTGAGGCATTATGTTTGGCGGCAGAATTATTAAAAAAAGCAGAATCTTTTATGAAAGATCCGGCCGTTTCTTCTTGTGAAAAAATAGTTTTTATACAAGAAGTGTTGCAACATGAAAAAACAATTGCACATTTTATCAGCGTATTACTAGAGGCCAAGAGATATTATTTGTTGGAAGAATGTATCCGGCAAATATCTGATTTGTTGGACCAAAGGTTAGGCATTGTGCGCGCAAAGGTAAAAACGGCTTTTGCATTAACGGACGAGCAAAAGAAAAAAGTAGAAGAATCCTTAAGTTCTTTTACGGGTAAAAAAGCCCTTGCGCAGTATAATACAGACCCTTCTTTGTTAGGAGGAATCTGCGCGCAAGTGGGGGATGTGTTGATAGACGGCACATTAAAGAGAAGATTTGAAAAATTACGGGAAGAATTAACCAAATAA
- the atpE gene encoding ATP synthase F0 subunit C produces the protein MELAALKFVAAGIGAGLTVIGAALGLGKIGNAALEGTARQPEAANAIRTTMIIIAALLEGAAMLGLVICLLTMVL, from the coding sequence ATGGAACTCGCCGCACTTAAATTCGTAGCTGCCGGTATTGGTGCCGGTCTTACCGTAATCGGAGCCGCTTTGGGCTTAGGAAAAATTGGTAATGCCGCTTTGGAAGGAACGGCCCGCCAACCGGAAGCCGCCAATGCTATCCGCACGACCATGATCATCATTGCCGCCTTGTTAGAAGGTGCCGCCATGTTGGGTTTGGTGATTTGTTTGTTAACGATGGTCTTATAA
- a CDS encoding AtpZ/AtpI family protein has translation MALGPFSKQDHVTITTLGLEFAVAVALGVGVGLWIDKKMSSAPCATIVGMLFGFALGIYIIVKEANRFKEEPKKDKK, from the coding sequence ATGGCATTGGGTCCCTTTTCAAAACAAGACCATGTGACGATTACTACTTTAGGACTTGAGTTTGCCGTAGCGGTAGCTTTAGGCGTAGGGGTTGGCTTGTGGATAGACAAAAAAATGTCTTCCGCCCCTTGTGCGACGATAGTTGGAATGTTATTTGGATTTGCTTTAGGAATATATATTATTGTAAAAGAAGCAAACCGATTTAAAGAAGAACCAAAGAAGGATAAAAAATAA
- the atpF gene encoding F0F1 ATP synthase subunit B: protein MENLLNPDFGVMALTIVNFLLLVWLLHKFAWKGIIGALEKREKQIAQDKAAAAEARQEAQNIKAELDAKLKEISVEAAAKMQEAVAVGNAQKEQILAETQRQAEQLLTQAKAQIAAEKEKALQEVRDQVVSTALAAAIKITQQQVNEQTAAVVVDEVLQEIKNTGKGR, encoded by the coding sequence ATGGAAAATTTATTGAATCCCGATTTCGGGGTTATGGCGTTGACAATTGTCAACTTCTTGCTTTTGGTTTGGCTTTTGCACAAATTTGCATGGAAAGGCATTATTGGTGCGCTTGAAAAACGTGAGAAACAAATTGCTCAAGACAAAGCAGCCGCTGCCGAAGCCCGACAAGAAGCGCAAAACATCAAAGCAGAATTAGATGCCAAATTAAAAGAAATCTCCGTCGAAGCCGCTGCCAAAATGCAAGAAGCGGTGGCGGTGGGTAATGCCCAAAAAGAACAAATCTTGGCCGAAACTCAACGCCAAGCAGAACAGTTGTTGACCCAAGCAAAAGCACAAATAGCTGCTGAAAAAGAAAAAGCCTTGCAAGAAGTGCGTGATCAAGTGGTCAGCACCGCGTTGGCTGCTGCTATTAAAATTACACAACAACAAGTAAACGAGCAAACGGCCGCTGTGGTGGTAGATGAAGTATTGCAAGAGATAAAAAATACAGGGAAAGGGCGTTAG